Proteins from a single region of Oncorhynchus keta strain PuntledgeMale-10-30-2019 chromosome 20, Oket_V2, whole genome shotgun sequence:
- the lrp12 gene encoding low-density lipoprotein receptor-related protein 12 isoform X2, whose amino-acid sequence MKGIAVCSQHNENVYVSGISNACGDVAEQIRASSGVITSPGWPFQYPSRINCSWNIRANPGEIITISFQDFEIQSSHRCGLDWISISTYKNLDGYRACGSSIPAPYISSQDHVWIKFHSDDIMTGKGFRLSYITGKLEMISCDLDQFHCSNGKCIPESWKCNTMDECGDNSDEELCVQPNPSAAFSFQPCAFNQFPCLSRYTRVYTCLHESLKCDGSIDCQDLGDEIDCDVPTCGEWLRNFYGTFSSPNYPDFYPPGSNCTWLIDTGDHRKVILRFMDFKLDGTGYGDYVKVYDGLEENPRRLLRVLTAFDSRAPMAVVSSSGQLRVHFYADKINAARGFNVTYQVDGFCLPWEIPCGGNWGCYTEQQRCDGYWHCPNGRDEVNCSTCQEDEFPCSRNGACYPRSDRCNYQNRCPNGSDEKNCFFCQPGNFHCKNNRCVFESWVCDAQDDCGDGSDEESCPVIVPTRVITAAVIGSLICGLLLVIALGCTCKLYSLRMFERRSFETQLSRVEAELLRREAPPSYGQLIAQGLIPPVEDFPVCSGNQASVLENLRLAVRSQLGFTSIHLPTSGRHSNIWQRLFNFTRSRRSGSLALVSADGEDNSTSSGNGGCSAHEPDRAGPHRGLLPLDSDDTDTESERRDVPGAVGGLVAPLPVKTPPATAVEAIVSVSTNSTTPAPLPSRRDSHRARASPAVVEAHTMETPGGEAAEPQCTATGRSQLSSALSRVTRSLHWVRFSLGRSGGSSGGGTQNHSPLRHLEHGAGTREDEDDVELLIPVSDAASDTDSTSETSRLLSLEVGLDQAAPRLSSPASLRSGRVSLGRNGPCEHCSMVHTAQIPDACLEATGKTETNSDDELLLLC is encoded by the exons cctgTGGAGATGTTGCAGAGCAGATCAGGGCGTCCAGTGGAGTGATCACCAGCCCTGGCTGGCCCTTCCAGTACCCCTCCAGGATCAACTGCAGCTGGAACATCAGGGCTAACCCTGGGGAAATCATCACCATCAG TTTCCAGGACTTTGAGATCCAGAGCTCCCACCGTTGCGGCCTGGACTGGATCTCCATTAGCACCTACAAGAACCTGGACGGCTACCGGGCATGTGGCTCATCCATCCCAGCCCCTTACATTTCCTCCCAGGACCACGTGTGGATTAAGTTCCACTCAGACGACATCATGACTGGCAAGGGCTTCAGGCTATCTTATATAACAG GAAAATTGGAGATGATCAGCTGCGACTTGGACCAGTTCCACTGCTCCAACGGAAAGTGCATCCCGGAGTCGTGGAAGTGCAACACCATGGACGAGTGTGGTGACAACTCTGACGAGGAGCTGTGCGTCCAGCCCAACCCCTCGGCAGCATTCTCCTTCCAGCCCTGTGCCTTCAACCAG TTTCCCTGCCTTTCCCGCTACACCCGCGTCTACACCTGCCTGCACGAGTCGCTCAAATGCGATGGCAGCATCGACTGCCAGGACCTTGGTGACGAGATCGACTGTGACGTGCCTACCTGCGGCGAGTGGCTGCGGAACTTCTACGGCACCTTCAGCTCACCCAACTACCCTGACTTCTACCCACCAGGCAGCAACTGCACCTGGCTTATCGACACAGGCGACCACCGCAAG GTGATCCTGcgtttcatggacttcaagctggACGGGACGGGCTATGGGGACTACGTCAAGGTGTACGACGGCTTGGAAGAGAACCCTCGCCGTCTACTCCGCGTCCTCACAGCCTTCGATTCCCGTGCCCCCATGGCCGTGGTCTCGTCCTCGGGCCAGCTGCGCGTTCACTTCTACGCTGACAAGATCAATGCGGCAAGGGGCTTCAATGTCACCTACCAG GTGGACGGTTTCTGTCTGCCCTGGGAGATCCCGTGTGGGGGCAACTGGGGCTGCTACACGGAGCAGCAGCGCTGCGACGGTTACTGGCACTGCCCCAATGGCCGCGACGAGGTCAACTGCAGCACCTGCCAGGAGGATGAGTTCCCCTGCTCCAGGAACGGCGCCTGCTACCCGCGCTCGGACCGCTGCAACTACCAGAACCGCTGCCCCAACGGCTCGGACGAGAAGAACTGCTTCTTCTGCCAGCCTGGCAACTTCCACTGCAAGAACAACCGCTGTGTGTTCGAGAGCTGGGTGTGCGACGCGCAGGACGACTGCGGCGACGGGAGCGACGAGGAGAGTTGTCCGGTCATCGTGCCCACACGGGTTATCACAGCGGCGGTTATAGGAAGTCTCATCTGTGGCCTGCTGCTGGTCATCGCTCTGGGCTGCACCTGCAAACTCTACTCCCTCCGGATGTTTGAGCGCAG GTCATTTGAGACCCAGCTGTCCAGAGTTGAGGCTGAGCTCCTGAGGAGGGAGGCTCCTCCGTCGTATGGCCAGCTGATCGCCCAGGGCCTTATACCCCCGGTGGAGGACTTCCCTGTCTGCTCCGGCAACCAG GCGTCTGTGTTGGAGAACCTGAGGTTGGCTGTTCGCTCCCAGTTGGGTTTCACCTCTATCCACCTGCCCACCTCCGGTCGCCACAGCAACATCTGGCAACGCCTCTTCAACTTCACACGCTCACGGCGCTCCGGCTCACTGGCCCTGGTGTCTGCTGACGGCGAGGACAACAGCACCAGCAGCGGTAACGGTGGCTGCTCGGCCCACGAACCCGACAGGGCCGGACCCCACCGTGGGTTGCTGCCCCTCGACTCGGacgacacagatacagagagcgaGCGCCGGGATGTCCCTGGGGCTGTGGGTGGGCTTGTAGCCCCCCTCCCCGTAAAGACCCCTCCGGCAACTGCAGTGGAGGCCATCGTCTCGGTGTCGACAAACTCCACCACTCCCGCCCCTCTGCCCAGCCGTAGGGACAGCCACCGGGCTAGGGCCAGCCCGGCAGTGGTGGAGGCACACACCATGGAGACCCCAGGGGGAGAGGCAGCAGAGCCTCAGTGTACTGCGACCGGGAGGAGCCAGCTGAGCAGTGCCCTGAGCCGGGTCACCCGCAGCCTGCACTGGGTACGTTTCTCCCTGGGCCGCTCCGGAGGCTCCTCGGGTGGGGGAACCCAGAACCACAGCCCTCTGAGGCACCTAGAGCACGGAGCAGGGACCAGGGAGGACGAAGACGACGTGGAGCTGCTTATCCCTGTATCGGATGCTGCCTCGGACACTGACTCCACCAGCGAGACCTCCAGGCTCCTCAGCTTGGAGGTAGGTCTAGATCAGGCTGCCCCCCGCCTATCATCCCCAGCCTCTCTCAGGTCAGGCCGGGTGTCCCTGGGCCGGAACGGGCCCTGTGAACACTGTAGCATGGTTCACACCGCACAGATCCCAGACGCCTGTCTGGAGGCCACAGGCAAGACGGAGACCAATAGTGATGACGAGTTACTTCTGCTCTGCTAA
- the lrp12 gene encoding low-density lipoprotein receptor-related protein 12 isoform X1 — translation MAYYTLSSNGISSSSWISLHMVLLIFTGIAVCSQHNENVYVSGISNACGDVAEQIRASSGVITSPGWPFQYPSRINCSWNIRANPGEIITISFQDFEIQSSHRCGLDWISISTYKNLDGYRACGSSIPAPYISSQDHVWIKFHSDDIMTGKGFRLSYITGKLEMISCDLDQFHCSNGKCIPESWKCNTMDECGDNSDEELCVQPNPSAAFSFQPCAFNQFPCLSRYTRVYTCLHESLKCDGSIDCQDLGDEIDCDVPTCGEWLRNFYGTFSSPNYPDFYPPGSNCTWLIDTGDHRKVILRFMDFKLDGTGYGDYVKVYDGLEENPRRLLRVLTAFDSRAPMAVVSSSGQLRVHFYADKINAARGFNVTYQVDGFCLPWEIPCGGNWGCYTEQQRCDGYWHCPNGRDEVNCSTCQEDEFPCSRNGACYPRSDRCNYQNRCPNGSDEKNCFFCQPGNFHCKNNRCVFESWVCDAQDDCGDGSDEESCPVIVPTRVITAAVIGSLICGLLLVIALGCTCKLYSLRMFERRSFETQLSRVEAELLRREAPPSYGQLIAQGLIPPVEDFPVCSGNQASVLENLRLAVRSQLGFTSIHLPTSGRHSNIWQRLFNFTRSRRSGSLALVSADGEDNSTSSGNGGCSAHEPDRAGPHRGLLPLDSDDTDTESERRDVPGAVGGLVAPLPVKTPPATAVEAIVSVSTNSTTPAPLPSRRDSHRARASPAVVEAHTMETPGGEAAEPQCTATGRSQLSSALSRVTRSLHWVRFSLGRSGGSSGGGTQNHSPLRHLEHGAGTREDEDDVELLIPVSDAASDTDSTSETSRLLSLEVGLDQAAPRLSSPASLRSGRVSLGRNGPCEHCSMVHTAQIPDACLEATGKTETNSDDELLLLC, via the exons cctgTGGAGATGTTGCAGAGCAGATCAGGGCGTCCAGTGGAGTGATCACCAGCCCTGGCTGGCCCTTCCAGTACCCCTCCAGGATCAACTGCAGCTGGAACATCAGGGCTAACCCTGGGGAAATCATCACCATCAG TTTCCAGGACTTTGAGATCCAGAGCTCCCACCGTTGCGGCCTGGACTGGATCTCCATTAGCACCTACAAGAACCTGGACGGCTACCGGGCATGTGGCTCATCCATCCCAGCCCCTTACATTTCCTCCCAGGACCACGTGTGGATTAAGTTCCACTCAGACGACATCATGACTGGCAAGGGCTTCAGGCTATCTTATATAACAG GAAAATTGGAGATGATCAGCTGCGACTTGGACCAGTTCCACTGCTCCAACGGAAAGTGCATCCCGGAGTCGTGGAAGTGCAACACCATGGACGAGTGTGGTGACAACTCTGACGAGGAGCTGTGCGTCCAGCCCAACCCCTCGGCAGCATTCTCCTTCCAGCCCTGTGCCTTCAACCAG TTTCCCTGCCTTTCCCGCTACACCCGCGTCTACACCTGCCTGCACGAGTCGCTCAAATGCGATGGCAGCATCGACTGCCAGGACCTTGGTGACGAGATCGACTGTGACGTGCCTACCTGCGGCGAGTGGCTGCGGAACTTCTACGGCACCTTCAGCTCACCCAACTACCCTGACTTCTACCCACCAGGCAGCAACTGCACCTGGCTTATCGACACAGGCGACCACCGCAAG GTGATCCTGcgtttcatggacttcaagctggACGGGACGGGCTATGGGGACTACGTCAAGGTGTACGACGGCTTGGAAGAGAACCCTCGCCGTCTACTCCGCGTCCTCACAGCCTTCGATTCCCGTGCCCCCATGGCCGTGGTCTCGTCCTCGGGCCAGCTGCGCGTTCACTTCTACGCTGACAAGATCAATGCGGCAAGGGGCTTCAATGTCACCTACCAG GTGGACGGTTTCTGTCTGCCCTGGGAGATCCCGTGTGGGGGCAACTGGGGCTGCTACACGGAGCAGCAGCGCTGCGACGGTTACTGGCACTGCCCCAATGGCCGCGACGAGGTCAACTGCAGCACCTGCCAGGAGGATGAGTTCCCCTGCTCCAGGAACGGCGCCTGCTACCCGCGCTCGGACCGCTGCAACTACCAGAACCGCTGCCCCAACGGCTCGGACGAGAAGAACTGCTTCTTCTGCCAGCCTGGCAACTTCCACTGCAAGAACAACCGCTGTGTGTTCGAGAGCTGGGTGTGCGACGCGCAGGACGACTGCGGCGACGGGAGCGACGAGGAGAGTTGTCCGGTCATCGTGCCCACACGGGTTATCACAGCGGCGGTTATAGGAAGTCTCATCTGTGGCCTGCTGCTGGTCATCGCTCTGGGCTGCACCTGCAAACTCTACTCCCTCCGGATGTTTGAGCGCAG GTCATTTGAGACCCAGCTGTCCAGAGTTGAGGCTGAGCTCCTGAGGAGGGAGGCTCCTCCGTCGTATGGCCAGCTGATCGCCCAGGGCCTTATACCCCCGGTGGAGGACTTCCCTGTCTGCTCCGGCAACCAG GCGTCTGTGTTGGAGAACCTGAGGTTGGCTGTTCGCTCCCAGTTGGGTTTCACCTCTATCCACCTGCCCACCTCCGGTCGCCACAGCAACATCTGGCAACGCCTCTTCAACTTCACACGCTCACGGCGCTCCGGCTCACTGGCCCTGGTGTCTGCTGACGGCGAGGACAACAGCACCAGCAGCGGTAACGGTGGCTGCTCGGCCCACGAACCCGACAGGGCCGGACCCCACCGTGGGTTGCTGCCCCTCGACTCGGacgacacagatacagagagcgaGCGCCGGGATGTCCCTGGGGCTGTGGGTGGGCTTGTAGCCCCCCTCCCCGTAAAGACCCCTCCGGCAACTGCAGTGGAGGCCATCGTCTCGGTGTCGACAAACTCCACCACTCCCGCCCCTCTGCCCAGCCGTAGGGACAGCCACCGGGCTAGGGCCAGCCCGGCAGTGGTGGAGGCACACACCATGGAGACCCCAGGGGGAGAGGCAGCAGAGCCTCAGTGTACTGCGACCGGGAGGAGCCAGCTGAGCAGTGCCCTGAGCCGGGTCACCCGCAGCCTGCACTGGGTACGTTTCTCCCTGGGCCGCTCCGGAGGCTCCTCGGGTGGGGGAACCCAGAACCACAGCCCTCTGAGGCACCTAGAGCACGGAGCAGGGACCAGGGAGGACGAAGACGACGTGGAGCTGCTTATCCCTGTATCGGATGCTGCCTCGGACACTGACTCCACCAGCGAGACCTCCAGGCTCCTCAGCTTGGAGGTAGGTCTAGATCAGGCTGCCCCCCGCCTATCATCCCCAGCCTCTCTCAGGTCAGGCCGGGTGTCCCTGGGCCGGAACGGGCCCTGTGAACACTGTAGCATGGTTCACACCGCACAGATCCCAGACGCCTGTCTGGAGGCCACAGGCAAGACGGAGACCAATAGTGATGACGAGTTACTTCTGCTCTGCTAA